The Nicotiana tabacum cultivar K326 chromosome 1, ASM71507v2, whole genome shotgun sequence genome segment agaattttattagattttaaaatcaaagaaaaagaaaaatgaaaaaaaaaattgatttagtCTTCCTAACCCAAAGTTAATTAGCCCAAATTCACGACCCAAATCCCTTCAAGCCCAAAACATTGAGCTCATACCCATTCcccatttgacctaacctaattcctaccccTATAAAATAATCTCTAACTCTTAAAATAAAAACCTAGACATATAGACCTAGACCCCAAAACATAAACGGCGGACATCCCCATTCCTAAAGAGCTAAGAGCTAGCTAAGAAAGATTCCtagaatgaaaaagagaaaaatccaaaccaaccgtaacaaaaaaatacaaaaagggaAAAGCATGAATTTCATTTAAGGTTCTTGTTTTGGCAATTGATAACAAGCTGGACATTTGGTTCGTCCATTTAAAAATGAAGTGAAATACAGATTGGTGGATGAAATAGCAAGGACTTGCTTTCGACGAGGACCTAGCCATatagaaacaaaaaaagaaacgGAAGCAGCAGCTAAGAAAAGGACCGAACAACGCCTAAAAAGAAGGAAACACGGCAGCCTAAAGTTTTGGGTTAGATTTAACGAAATTGAGAAAGAAAATCTGATTGAAAAACCAAAAATTGAGACGCTCCAAAACAAAAAGGATCAGCTGCTCTCAATTTATTGGGTTTGTGCATTTCGGAATTTGATTCCATTTCTCAACTTCTCTGATCTGATCAGGTAAGGATTGCACATCTTTTCTGGGATCAAGAATTGAATTATCGAGTTTGCCAGCGGTTGAGGAGGGTATTTCAATTAAAAGGAACAAAGCATTTCAGAAATGCGAACAAGAATGTCTGGTGTCGATTCTAGGTTCCGGTTTGTAATCTCGGTGTTTCGATCCAAGGATTATTGCTTGTTTAGCCCAATTGATTTGTAATTTTCagctttgttcatcaataaaaggtccatttctcaattttcattctcatttCATTGTGTTATGATAGCTTGGTGGATGTTTTAGTTAATATTGTGTGATAGCATACATTTATCTTGTTAACTTGACAAGTTTATTcatttttcttaatattaattGTTTTGTTCTCAGTATTGTGATAGTAGACTTGATATAATGGGAATTGGACTTAGTATGTTGGGCCATTAATTTGTTGGGCACTATAGTTTATTCGATTCTGCACGATaatttggttacaaagaagaATTAGATATGTTCTTCAGCTATTTATTTTGTATGACATGGAATGCTGAAGATAACAATTGCGTCGCTGGAATTAATTGGAATCAAAGGTTTATCTTTGTTATATCACTTGAGACATTTTTTACATGTATGGGTCATAATAATAAAATCACTTATTGGTCACCCCTTGATAGAATATAAATCAGTCTAAGTTAATGAATTAAGTCTTGCAAGCCCAATTCAATAATAGCTGGCTCGTCCTTGTTTACATATCTAATTAACCTCACTTCATCCACAAATGACTTTCATACTTTTCTTGGCCTCACAATGCATCTCAAATGTAGTTCAGAAATAATCTTGTAtattcgtagcttgctttaggcgcgacttagtctattatcgtgattatgtatacgttcgcataacataattatgattttattcttaaaataaatcgagggatgcgttcgcgcagcttcaaccaaactttcttaataaataaacaaagcgttattaattgtggacacgttcacgtgacatgaATTTTGACGCTAAaaaaaagagtatacgtacgcgtaactcaattctttaattacgaataatcaagcaattaaaagcggttaataaatAAATGTGTataggtcctaaaaatgagtagttaaacaacTTAAGCCAAGTAATAATAactaagcgaccatgctagaaccacgaaacccgggaatgcctaacaccttctcccgggttaacagaattccttagtTAGAATTTCTGGtccgcagacttttaaataaagtcgaaaactttctcgatttgggatttaaaataaaccggtgatttgggacaccaaataatttattccaagtggtgactctgataatctaattaatcccatttcgattaatgtcacgttaattggaaaaactcccttgtatacCCTCGAatgggtaaaaaggaggtgtgataggggAATTTGAAGAAGATGGGAGTTAGGGTTGGGGATACTCAGGAGTTGGGGGTTTTGGGAATGAAGAAGAGGGGAATAATTAGGGTGGGAGAGGGTAAATAAACACTTAACATAAGTaacatacaaaataaaaaaaatgttcaGTTAAACAAAGTGTCAGGCGGGCGGGACTAGCGCGGTTCGAGTGCGGCCGCGCTAGTGAAATAGTGTACTTCGCCATATGCACGGTCACTAGCGCGGCCATTAGCGCGGTCATAGCGTGGGCGCGCTACTGGGTGAGATGCTGAGGTAGAATGTTTGCCCATATGCACGGTTGGTAGCGCGGGCGCACTCCTGGGCTCAAAATGTTTCCATTTTTTTACCTGTTCCTTCCGCGTCCGATGGACTTATCACTTGCCCAAGCTCACCTACATTGGTTAGTACttacaaaaatcaaaattaacaaATACTAACTATACTAAAGTCACTAcgcattgggttgcctcccaaccagcGCCTTAGTTAATGTCATGGCATGACAGCTACAACAAATCAATGGGTTGCCTCACATGCAGAGCCTGATTTAACGCCGTGGCACGACGTAAATAAGTGCActtaaggctcgctcgacctctgaggttcagtcagatGGATCACTGACACTTCCTTTGGTTCATCCATGCCCACATATGGTTTCAATCTTTGCCGattgactctaaatgtatgaGAGTCTTTCTCTAAGGCAATCTCTATGGAACCTGAAGGGAATACTTCGATCACTCGgaatggtccagaccatcgtgacttgaGTTTACCCGGAAATAGCCTTAATCTTGAGTTATAAAGCAACACCATGTCTCCCGGATTGAAATTTTGCTCAACAATGTTCTTgtcgtgcaacctcttcattATCTCCTTGTACAACCTCGTGTTCTCGAAAGCAAGAAATCGAAACTCGTCTagctcatgcaattctgtgaCTCTATTTGCTCCCGCAGCCTCAATGTCCAGATTTAGCTGTTTCATTGCGCACCAAGCTCTATGTTCTAGTTCCACTAGCAagtgacaagctttcccgaacaccaacttgtatggtgacataccaattggtgttttgaAAGCAGTTCTGTAGGCCCAGAGTGCATTATCTAGCTTTTTCGCCCAATCAATTCTTATGGCATTCACAGTCTTGGTCAGTACACTCTTTATCTCTTTATTAGACACTTCGACTTGTCCATTGGTCTGAGGATGATATGGTGTTGCCACCTTGTGGCGCAAATCGTACTTTGCTAGCAATTTCTCGAAGGCTCGattgcagaagtgagtgcctccatcACTGATAATAGCTCTCGGGGTCCCAAAAtgggtgaatatattcttcttcaaaaaccccaccaccactcttgcatcattgGTGGGGAGTGCTGCAGtttccacccatttggacacgtaatccacaacaacaagtatgtacttattgccaaaggaACTGACGAAGGGGCCCATGAAGTCTATCCCTCATACATCGAACACTTCAACaacttgaattgggttcatggtcATCTCATGGCGATGGGAAATGTTTCCGGTTCGCTGACATTCATTACAGCCCTTCACCCATTGATGTGCATCCTTATACACTGTTGGCTAGTAGAACCCAACTTCTAGCATTTTTGCTGTCGTCCAGACTCCTCCAAAATGCCTGCCATACGTCGATGTGTGACAtacctgcaaaacagaagattgttctatcttaGGGACAAACCTCCGGATTATATTGCAACACATATTCAAAACAGATAAGGTTCATCCCAGTAATATATGCGACAGtcacgataaaactttttcttttgcacagaggaaaggtcatagggaactataccgctTGCCAATtaatttgcaaagtctgcataccatggcacttcctcaagGCTTGTAGCGAGTAGCTGCTCATCTagaaaggtttccagaatattCTCTACTTCAACTGAGTTTTCAGCTCCttcaagtcgtgatagatgatcagCAACGTGGTTTTCTAtgcccttacggtcacgaatCTCCATGTCGAACTCTTGCAGTAACAGCACCCAATGAATCAGGCGTAGTTtggactccttcttctcaatcaagtacttgagagttgcatgatcagtatatacaattaccttagagccaatcaggtatgatctgaacttgtcgaatGCAAACACCACAGCCAATATCTCCTTTTCAGTTACAGTGTAGTTCAGCTAGGCTCCACTCAATgttctactagcatagtaaattgggtgcatTAGCTTGTCTTTCCGCTATCCCAGAACTGCCCCCACTACATAGTCACTGGAGTCACACATGAGTttgaatggttgctcccagtcaggggcaacaatgatgggtgttgtgactagcctgtttttcaactcctcgaatgctaccttgcaatcatcagaaaacatgaaagggtgatctttttctaaaaacttacagagagggttggcaatttttgagaagtcttttatgaatctCAGGTAGAAATCGGCATGCCCGAGAAGCTCCTGATGCCTTGACTGGTGTGGGGGGTTGCAACTTTGCTATCACATCAACTTTAGCACAATCTACCTCGATTCCCTTGCTTGATACCCGGTGTCTGAATACTATGCcatcttgtaccatgaaatgacacttttcccaattaagtACCAGGTTAGACTCAATACATCTTTTCAACACTCGGGGTCAGATTTGTAAGGCACCCGTCGAATGAgtttcccaccactgagaaatcatccatgaaaacctccattaTGTCTTCGACTATGTCAgtaaatatggccatcatgcacctttagattgtggcgggtgcattgtataggccaaagggcatcctccgaaaAGCATATATTCCATATGGACATGTGAAGGAGGTCTTCTCTTTGTCCTCTAGTGCAATggaaatttggttgtaccctgagtacccattcAGAAAATAGAAATGGGACCTCCCTACCAGTCTGTCAAGCATCTAATCAATGAaaggaagtgggaagtggtctttccgggtggggTGGCCAAATTTAATTTCCTGTAATCCATACAAATTCTCTAGCCTATGATGGTTCTTGTAGAGATCAGCTCATTGTTACCATTTTTTACCACCGTTATACCACCCTTCTTAGAAACACATTGCACTGGGCTAACCCAGTTGCTGTCAAAGATGGGGAAAATGATTCTCGCATCCAACTACTTAATCACCTTTTTCTTCAcgacttccttcatgttggggttcagccttctttggtgctccctggaaggtttgtgcccatcttccaatagaattttatgcatacaatatGCTGGGTTGATCCCCTTAATGTTTGCCATGGGCCACCCAATAGTAGTATTGCACTCCTTGAGTACCTACaaaagttgttgtgcctgcacatctaacaaactagatgagataataacaggtaatgtggagttaggtcATAGGAATGCATACCTGAGATGGGTGagcagtggcttcaactccagctttggtggttcttctatggATGGCTTGGCTGAGGAGTTTCTCTGTTTTCTAAGTACAAGGGCTCGAATTCAAGTATTCTATCCCAAAACCCTCTGCCCTCTAAAGCCAGCACCCATTCACTTCATTTAAATTTATAAGACATACAGCAAGAGGATCCTCAATAGTCAATGTCTCATCATCCGCTTCCATAATTACATCCACGAcatcaataagagaacaattggcgaattcacttggtcgcctcatagatttctaCACGTTGAATGTTATCTCGTCATTGTTCAACCTCATCTTGAGctccagtttcacaatcaatgagaACTCGCCCTGTAGCGAAGAAcgaccttcccaaaattatgggaatttcttcatccaccttgcaATCTAATCTACaaggaacacaaatttccctacctaTATCAACACATCATCCAAGATACCATACGGTCTTTTTACAGTTCTGTCAGCCAGCTGCAATAATATAGACGTGGGTCTAACTCTTCCAATCCCCAACCACTTATAGAtcgccaggggcataagatttatgctagtccccaaatcacaaagtgccttAGCAAAAGCAAAGTTACCAATGGTGCagggaattgtgaaactccctgggtcACACAACTTCTCAGCAACTGGTCTAGTCACCACAGCACTGCATGTCTGAGTTAAAGTCactgtggccaagtcttggaaatcgaattttcaagatatcaagtccttcatcatttttacATAACCAGGCATATCCTTCAAAGCATCAATCAATtgaatatttacctggatttgtttcagcatctccaagaatttcttgtattgttccTCTTTCTGGTATTTTGCCAGCCTCTGTGGGAAAGGTGTtggaggtctcttcttcccaatgattTGTGTTTTCTCTTTGTCAGACACCACCTCAACTACCGATTCCTGGGCTGCCTCAGCTTCTTTCTCAGCCTCAATTTGTGTGTTGGTTTCTTCCTGAGCAGGATGTACTGTCACCTCTGATAGTTTTGTTGAATCATCTAGCTCAATAGGCACTAGTACAAGTGTCTCAACCTATCTGCTTTCTCAAGCCCTCTCTTGCTCCAAGTCTAAGTCTCTGCCATTACGTAGACTCACTGTCATTAACTACttcgggccttgatcttttggatttaccTGTGTGTCTGCAGGCAATGTCCTATGAGGACGGTTATTCAAAGACATTGAAATCTAGCCCatctgcacttcaatattctttatagctgactcatgtgcatctactctttcactcatttttgcatttgacccaataacctgctgcatcattgcctcaagtctagcaaacccatcttcctgtCTCCTACCATGTTGCTGCTGAGCAGGATGATAACCTTGCTGCTGATTTTGATTGTTGTATCCCTATAGCCTTTGGTATGGTACCACATTATTGTGAGGTCGCATGCCTCCCATATTTCCATTGTTGAGCTATGGCTGGACTGACCTGTATGACTAATTCTGttggccccaattctgaccaccctatctctggcctccataattagacacatgATTCATGTCCTCAGGGTAATGATGATGATCACTTTTTGCATTCCATCggttaccaattggctgactaatgcaagatgtgcataagccctcattggtagtatctacaatgtgcacctgctgcttctgccctgactcttccacctttttggtgagtatactcatctgtGTCATTAAGGTGGTCATATTTTCAGCAAGAGTGTTGGATGGATCTAAGGACATTGAGTGAActactggagtgataggtgcattcctggttgtccacaccgaattctgtgccatcttgtcaagTAGGCTCTGGCTTTCTCTCCATGTTTTACTCAAGAATGCTCCACCAGTTGAAGCATCAACATTAACCTTTACGCTATCTGTCAGACCCATGTAAAACCGTTGCCCCAACAATTGATCTGGAATACCGTGGTGCGGACATATAACCAACATCCCTTTGAATCGTTCCCATGTTTCTTATAGTGTCTCCATTGATTTCTGTTTGaagctcaaaatttcatcaatttgctgAGCAATCTTGTTGGGTGGATGAAACTTATtcacaaattgcttgactaactcctcccaagtcGTGATGGAATTACTGGGGATTGAATTTAGCCAAGTTTGGGCAGCTCCTGTCACTGaaaatggaaacaacaacagcTTTATTGCTTCCTGAGTTACATTGGACtgcctttgagttttgcagatcgacaggaaattcttcaagtgttgttgaggatcttcaatgtatgacccCAAAAATAGTCCCTTAttttgcaacaagtgcagcatgttgttTGTTATTTGAAAGGATTCGGCCTGTATTTGCAGAACTAATATCGTTGTGGCCAAATTCTCTGTTGTGGGTTGCGCCCAATCATATAGAGCATCCTCTGGTACAAGAGGCACCAGTACTGGCGCAGGTGGGTCTACCTCCCGATCCCCCATGTCTGGTTCAAATTGTTcagttgattgttgttgtttgtttttccggttggcccgattcaaggccttgaaaactttctcgggatctgataatgcttcaaatacttcaccagttcttgatgggtttctaggcatgcacctgtacaaccaagtcaacaaacgttaaaatttcaatgtatagaTTGACAATAAAGAAAACTAACTatactaagaatttttgtatttctttcaactgtaattgataacaccgttaattcctcGGCAACGGCGcaaaaatttgatcacgcccaactatgccttataaaaagacaagcggttgttgcaaatataatccgactATTTAGCTcaaagtcgaatcccacagggaattaacctaccaattactTTTGTCAAACTCACTGAATTCTTCGTAATCAACTTTTCAgatattttgaataacaattgGAGATGTTTTTGCTAACTATAACTGAATAAGGTTAAGTAAACTAAAAGCTAACTATGATTGAGTTATaaacaaataagagaaggatctaaggttgtgatttcccctattgatggaatcccttcttgTTATGTTTCGCATAGAATTGCCTAATTGCCTCTATCGATCATGAACACTCTtactaccgtaaatctctcccgagtaattatgaaaatttactagacgcactctcccgagttacgctagttGACTTTTATTACGGCTCACTTTAGATCgtacccaaggtttcgttatccctagtcccacctttaaaccctcggttattgattcctcatataatttgggagtggtgttgttcaacaattacctaaatatgcactctctcccgagtaatacatactaaataggcacaactaattgaggatcctatcaattaactacaacaagaacgtagttgaacaaatagagattaaatcgggcaaactatattaacacaacaagaagttcatccctcaacaggttccatcaaaaccctggACTAAATacttagctactcataatcgtgTTCATAATAACAACAGCAAAATTCATCATGAAATGATAAATataaaaggaagaaaggtagAACTCGATGTCGAattatcctccttgcctcttgcatCTTCTTGTCTTCAACTAAGCTGTAAAAACCTTGATAATGTCTCTTTGGGCGAGCTGGACCTCTTATAGGTTAAGTAAAATTACCCCCAAACTTTCAAGTTTACCCCTAAAATTATGTGCTCCAAACTGGACTAGTGCGGTCGCGCTCGTGCCCCCGCAAATGGCCGTGCATATTGCATAACATTCCGCCTCGATTTTCTGGGCTAGCGTGGTCGCGCTAAGGCCGCGCTAAGCTGGTTCATCTTtatctcttcttttctctcttttttcactTGTACTCAGCTCCGAGGGGCTTCCCTTATTTTAATTTAGCTCCAAACACTGTCCTAAGTCCTCATAAGCGTAATATGCTCCtgcaaaacatgaaattcatgattagagccaatttatCGTCATTTAACTATTCTAGAACAATGAAACATAGTCAAGTTGGGGCATAAATAGTCGCCAAACTACATAAATCTAGCCTACTATCAGAGAGTTAcacttaaggtaatatttatcccttccaagcTTTCAGTACCTATCTTTGGAATTTTTTGATCACGCTAGTATTCTCATCTAatcgtaatattctagagtgcactacctgggtgtctcacaaggagatctattattaattttgtaatatccttcggaaatgtcaactaatgcaaacTATCCATGcctcattttgggttactctaaccctagtCGGATCCTATTGTCCTGtcctgtccttctcttaaaccatatctgttagctccTATTGGGCATCACTGAGAtaggtgtggccgattgtacgtatatctattattattgaaggtaattcaaaatgcttatatctcccttcctgaatagtaaataatgataatctttattaattaGGTACtttgtacccttcttcaccttgcttcttttactttctaCAACGTGTGTCTAACTTTCGATTtcgttattcctttttaccgcaagagtggataagtattctttcTTAAAACCTCCTTATCAAGAACCGTGCACCTTTTAGTACACGCATGATCTGCTGAAAACCTcgcatttactcatcataagcaagatgcaaaatcgaattcctctaattcaacacttccatagctatatctcttatcgatcatctttctaaacgtaggtatcgtcttattacgaataaaatagaagttcggaatttgaattcttataagtgagctctaccacacgatctagagtaagaacaaagagtgacaatcctaaataccctgtagcatcatgcttataagtgtggtgcacgacacactcataaataagactctactagacacggcttgtagaccccctaggatagaactactctgataccacttttgtcacgacccaaaccgatgggccgcgacgggcacccggtacctcaCTCAAtcaagtaccaacataacgtatcttttcatgtcttactatcatagataactgagccggaaggctgccgtgaaataagtagaatacaacataccaacttatacataagacatacgagcctataagaccGAAATAAGCACTCGTACAATGAACATAGGCATACAATCtcttacgtacatgacatctgtctacaagcctctaagaatacataattttcataaaggtcgggacagagtcccgccataccgaacaatacacgtctaaatcatactaaccaatcaaacaactccgaagcaaatggagtgtaccaacatcttccgctgagctgatagcctacttagagggctctcgacctgtctatcgggacttatgggcatgaaacgcagcatccccaggaaaaaaaagacgtcagtacgaataatgtaccgagtatgtaatgcatataaataagtacataacatacATGgaaggaaatatagagtaaatgacttaatctgtaagtctggataactctgtgaatcatttaatattataatgtcatgcatatgcgtataaatgtcataccatgcactggtatatgcgttcataacatcatcaagcctctgagggcaccccatcatatcatttcggcacTGTGGGCAAAACATCaacgtatatcagctgatcaggtggtggtgcgtatataacgccatatcctttttccatatctcatatacatataatatacgcgtatataacaccatctggtcatgggtcatgggtcaatatacataaatgcaatgcatgagaagtacgtcaataaaatctttcggagtgtcataagaccattttgcctttgaataataccaacaagtaaactttatcaacttacgtattttttgagacccatgaatagataatagaataatatgacacatggggaattaaGAGTATAAGCATCTCTaacatttctatgaatagagttatttatggattgtgcatttgcacgtttcatttgtgtcgtatagatcatgacaaaagaaagaagggatagccgtAACATACCTGATCCGGTTCTCTTAACAATCTTtcaacacacgttaattgcgacaaaacacgtaacgTCGGATCATAGTAGGGAAAAATtcttatgatattcttgagaaagattacaccgttCTTCCATAGAATACCACTCACATTGCTACTACAATATAGATTGACGTTAAGTTTTCCTCTTCAGTAGAGTATTTGAAGATGTTTGAGACTCGTGGAAATTCAAATGAAATGTTACTCATCCGTAATCCTTTGTATCCAAAATGAAGTTTAACAAATTTCAAATGAATTCTTTAAAGGGTTAGTTAGTAGGCCCCCTATTAATTTAATGACTTAGCCCCCTTTAATCTTCTAAACGTGCCATGTTACACTTTAATTCAAGAGTCATCCTTTTAGTCTCTTAATGGTTGCCACGTTGGGTGGATttaaatttatcaaattttatccacccatttccttaattacatggttaatctttCACCAAAGATTCACAATtaaccaaatatccacataattgaaaattatctcaaattacttaaaatactactctcttttaacacaccttatacaccttactatcatggccatggggtaccttgtatggtactagtctattaataccgggtattttagctcgggccgcattttatcccaaaatgtcataCTTCGACAAAATtctttttcttcgatttgcttaccttctCACTTTCACGACgttactcattacttgtttgaaatagcataaaatgcttataatcttaaaataatctcattcccgaacttacgtcgattaacttacgatgaaactttaacgtacgaaaaatacgggatgtaatatttcatttccgagctttcaccAATATgcttatggcatacttttacgtatgaaaatatggggtataacaCTTACATATATTCCATGTTTTGCAgcttagtctagaacttgccccgcaTGTTATTGAAGCGAAATAAAAGTGTTGCTTTGTTTAGAAGATGATAATAGACTTTCTTTGATATGTCTTGTG includes the following:
- the LOC142162734 gene encoding uncharacterized protein LOC142162734 codes for the protein MKQLNLDIEAAGANRVTELHELDEFRFLAFENTRLYKEIMKRLHDKNIVEQNFNPGDMVLLYNSRLRLFPGKLKSRWSGPFRVIEVFPSGSIEIALEKDSHTFRVNRQRLKPYVGMDEPKEVSVIHLTEPQRSSEP